TGGGCAGCCTTGTTCAAGCTCTTTAATCTTACTCGCGCGGCTCCAAACCCAACCACCAAACAAGCAGAATAACAGTGCGGCAATAGGCTGTAAGTATTGCGTCGCAACCATAGCGACAAATCCAAACAGATCACCAAAGTTAAATACGATGTAGATACTAAACAGCGCAATAAGCGCACCGAGTACCCAACTGGTTTTCTTACGACCGGTGTTAAAGCGCTCATCGACAAGGGCAACCGGACACTCCAGCATCGAAATAGATGACGTTAGCGCTGCAATGGTCAATAGCAAGAAAAACACCACTGAGAACACTAAACCAAGCATGCCCAATGACTCAAACATCAGTGGTAATACCGTAAAGACCAAGGTATCTGAGCTCAATAGAGAGCCATCTTCTGCATAAATCTGAACGCCTTTTTGCATCGCGACAAACATCGCCGGCATCACCACAAGGCCTGCAATAAACGCCACTGAGGTATCCACCAAGGTCACATTCATTGCCATTTTCGGCAGGTTCTCTTTTTTCGACAAGTAAGAGCCGTAAATAAGCATCGAACAGCCACCAATCGTCAGCGAGAAGAAGCCTTGTCCCATGGCCGCGAGGATGAGTTTTCTGTCCCACACTTTTTCAAAATCTGGGATCAGATAGTGTTTAAGCCCTTCAACTGCGCCCCGCTGCATCATGATATAGATAAACAGCAATCCAAAAAGGATGAACAGCGATGGCATCAAACGTGTCGACCATTTTTCAATGCCCTTCTTTACCCCGCCTTGAACAATCAACACCGTCAGCAAATAGAAAAGCACTGTACCAAATACATTTCTTTCGACACTAAAACCTTTGAACCAGTCCGCAAGTGACGTCAGACCGGCAATGTCTGCCAGTGCGCCAAACAAGAAGCAAATCAGCCAGCCGCCGACGATGGAATAGAACGCCAATACTGCGCAAGGCACCGCGAGGCCAATCCAACCGACTATGCCACCAACCACCTTGCCGATAGGATGGGAGGTAAGAGACTTCATGCTATCGACAGGGTTGGCTTGCCCATGTCGACCGATGGCCATTTCCACCACTAACATAGGAAACGCCACGACCAATATCATGACTAAATACACCAATAGGAAAGCACCACCACCGTTGCTGGCGGCTTGTGTTGGGAAGCCCCAAATATTACCCAATCCTACGGCTGCACCTGCAGCGGCTAAAATGAAGCCTAAACGAGAACCGAAATGCTCCCTTGGAGCCGTCGCTAAGTTTGAATTATCCACTGTAAAGATTCTTATGTACTAGTTTACTGGTACATTAAGATAAAAATCGATTATAAGCAATCAATTTGGCGCAATAAACTAACGAAGACAAAAAATGCAAACGTAAGTATTAATTTACGAACAATACTTAGAATAGGTTCGACTCGCTGTTTTTTTTGCACGCTATTTGTTCGGTTAACACTGTTACCCGTCTGCTCGGTCAGTTCATGTTGAGCGTAAGCCCCCCTAGTTCGTCATTCCTGCGCAGGCAGGAATCTACTCAAGGCTTGGTGCGGACTTAGAGATTAGATGGTAAAGACTTGATAGTCCTTAAGCTCCGGAATAGTTTTCTGCAACTGCTGCTCTTGCTCTGCGACATCATTTAGCGAGTCACAATAGTCTTCTGCCTGCTGCTTTAACGACTCTGATTGCTCTTTCATGGTGTCCAACATTTTTGCTTTGAGCTCATCCATCTGCTTAGAGAGCTCTGTAAGATTTAACCCACCCTCTTCACTCATCTTTTGTTGTAATGCGGTAAATGCGCTACTAAAGAACTCTTTGTTGAAGACCTCTTTTGCCTTGGCTAAATCTTGCTCCCAATTGTCCATAAAACTGCTAAAGGCTTCCGATTTGAGAACAAAATCACCGTTGTCTTCGTAGCGAGATTGCACATCAGCAAAAAACTCACCGACCGCTTGTTTGACGCTTTGAAACGCCTCAGAGTTATCGAAACTCTCTGCGACGTCATCGATGAGTTCATTGGTCAGCTCAAGACCATTGGCCGCGAGTTCTTTCGCTTGCGGCACGTACTTGTTCATATTCTCTCGATAGCTTTCCAAGGCATCTTGTTGTAGCTGACTCAATTCAATCGCTTTACCGTCAATGAACAGATTGTTGTCTTCATCAATTAGGACTTTAGAGCTGGCTTTAACGATTTCGACTTGCTCGCCATCTAGGTGAACTTCGTTCTTAATGTCCACTGCGCACTGTCCAAAAGCATAAGCATTGCCCGCCACTAATGCACTGCTAAGTACGACACCGCTAAGCAGCGCTGTTGTAGTTGGAAAAAGTTGAGGTAATTTCATAGCACACCCTATTGTTCAGATCGTCTGTACAATTCTCAAAGCGATCCAAAGTCTTTACTGAATCGAGATAATAGCATAGTGCTGCACGGAATCTCTGATGGCCAGACTCACTTCGTCGTCTTCATACTGCCCAAGCAAAGCCTTACCGAGTGGCGAATGTGGTGTCAACACAGTGAGTTCAGCCAACCCAGAGTTCGTTAATACCCTTGCATCCTTTATTGTGACGCCTCCGCCACAGGGCAACATCCAATACCATGCGATTTGCTCATCATCATTCTCGACACAGACTAAAGCTGTTAATCCAACACTGTCTTGTTCAGAAAATTCACGCAACGTCGTACGCTTTAACGTTGCGATGTCGTTCTTTATTTGCTCTAAACGCATCGCCTGACCATGTGCCAAATAGGACGCTTCCAGTGCTAACGTGTCATATTTGTGCTCTGGTACGGTTTCTTCATTGGTCGCAGCATCTACGGTTTGCTCCATGGCAGAGACCAGTGTTGTCACTTTGCTTTCAAGTTCATAAATCACTGCGGTCAGCAGCGCGCGCTTGTCCATATTATTCCTCAAACATTGACAGTTGCCGAGCTTGCTCTAAAGGCTCTAGCATCACGCTCAGCCCCAGCAGTCGAATTTCTCGTCCTTGTTGTCTCTCCAGTACCTCGCGAAGCAGGTCTTTGAAATAGGCGAGATCGAGCTGGTTGTGCACATGTTCAATGGTGGTTAACTTAAAGTCTGCAAACTTTACCTTAATTCCCTGTTTGATGACATTACGTTTCGGCGTCGCTCTTGCGAGGCGAGATTCGAGTTCAGGATACAGCTTGTCTTCAATCACCTGCCAACACTCATCGAAACTGGAGATATTGACGCTAAAGGTTCTCTCGACACCAATCGACTTTCTTTCCCGCTCTACGACAACTTGTCTCTCATCAATGCCATGACTTTTCTTCCATAAAGAAGCGCCCATACGACCAAAACGCACAATCAAGTCTCGGTAGTCACTATTGCGAATATCCAAGCAGGTAAAAAAGCCGGCATTATTGAGCCTATCTAAGCTGACCTTACCGACACCCGGTATTTTGCCCAAATCCAACTCATCGACCACTTGTTGTACTTGATCGGGAGGGATCACAAACTGCCCATTGGGCTTATTCATATCCGAGGCAATCTTTGCCAAAAACTTAAGCGGCGCCACCCCAGCAGAAGCGGTCAGTTGCAGCTCGTTCCTGATATCGGCACGAATACGCTCAGCAATGCGCGTCGCTGAGTTTTGGCAGTGAGGTGAGTCTGTGACATCCAAGTAAGCCTCATCTAGCGACAACGGCTCAATGAGCGAGGTATAACGAGCAAAAATCGCACGAATGTGCTTTGAGGTTTCTTTGTAGACTTCCATTCGCCCAGGGACGAGCAGCAAATTGGGGCACAGCTTTACCGCTTGAGCCGTTGGCATCGCCGAACGAACGCCAAACTTTCTCGCTTCATAATTACAAGTGCTGATCACCCCACGCTGGCGCTCACTGCCACCAACGGCAAGGGGCTTACCTTGATAATGTGGATTGTCGCGCATCTCTACCGCAGCGTAGAAGCAATCCATATCAACGTGGATGAATTTTCGAATAGAGTCAGACACGGCATTGAACTGTTTATTTATACAGTCAAAAGTATACGCCGATTTTGAGTGAGAACCAAACAAAAAGACCAGAGCGTTGCTCTGGTCTTTTTTATTCAGCTATCAGCTGGCTTATTGATTATGCAATGCGATCTTTTTCCCAAGCGGCCAGCTTCTCTGCTCGGGCTTGCTCACGTGCTTCACGCTTTTTACGAGCATCACATGGCTCTGGGCAGTTACAAACTTTATCAATGCTTAGCGCACCGAGACCACCACAGCTGCCTTTGACCACTTTCTTTTGGAAGATGTAACCAACAGACATGGCAACAATCACCGCAAGAAAAACGCCGAAAGTAATTAGAAATGTACTCATAGTTGTCACCCGTTACTTGTTGAGGTAAGGCTTGAACGCGCTTGATGCGATTTCATCAAACCCATCTTCTGTTTTTACAATAATAAACGCTGGAATACCATTTTGCTCGGCAACTTCCAGTGCTTGCTCTTCACCCAGTACCATCAAGCCCGTCGCTAAGCCGTCTGCTGTCATAGAAGACTTATCAAGAACCGTCACTGACACCACTTTGTTGTTGATAGGCTTGCCCGTTTTCGGGTCGATAATGTGTGAGTAGCGAACACCGTCTTGCTCAAAGTAATTACGGTAGTCGCCTGATGTAGCGATCGCCATATCACCTGGCTCAATGATTTCTTGAACACTACGTTCATCCGTCGCTGGTTTTTCAATCGCGATACGCCATTTCACGCCTTCACGGTTAAGACCTTTCAAGCGCATCTCACCACCGACTTCAACCATATAATCTTGAACGCCGATACGCTCTAGATATTCAGCGAGAACATCGACTCCCCAGCCTTTTGCAATCGTCGACAAATCCACATACAGACCATGCAGATTTTTCTTTAACGTCGTGTCAGTTGCAGAGAGATGCTGAATGCCCGTTTGCGCTTTGCGCTCTGCAAGCTGCTTAGCCGTTGGTACGACTTCTGGACGCGCCTCCGGTCCAAAGCCCCAAAGGTTAACCAAAGGTCCTACCGTAACGTCCAAAGCACCTAATGTTACTTCATTGAGACGAATAGCTTCTTTCACCACAATCGCGGTTTGTTTCGATACAGGAAATGCCTCTGTGCCGTAGAAACGGTTGAAGCGGCTCAACTCAGAATCTTGGCGATAAGTCGACATTTGGTCGTTCACCTGTTCTAGTAAGCGATTAAGCTCTGCCTGAATGGTTTCCGGTTTTGGGCTATGGTCGGTCGCAATGTATTTCACATTATAAATCGTCCCCATTGTCGGGCCGCTCAAATGCACTTGCTCACGATTGTTACCACAAGCGGTTAGAAGTACCGCAGCTAGCATTACGGCTAGCACTAATTTCAACTGTTTCGTTAGATGAAACTTAGTTAGATGAAACATGCCTTTACTCACCTAATGAATTTAAAATACTTACGTTTGCCACAGCTATTGATGTTGTCGCAAATGAAAGCACTCTGTCTATATCGATTTAAAAACAAATGGCCGGCTCCCATGAACCAGCCATGTTCTTTACTTCAATAAAGATTAACCACCGAAGTCATCTAGAAGGATGTTTTCATCTTCTACACCAAGATCTTTCAGCATGCCGATTACAGCCGCGTTCATCATTGGTGGACCACACATGTAGTATTCACAATCTTCTGGCGCTTCGTGATCTTTGAGGTAGTTCTCATAGATTACGTTGTGGATGAAGCCTGTGTAACCATCCCAGTTATCTTCTGGCATTGGGTCAGACAGTGCTACGTGCCACTGGAAGTTATCGTTCTCAGCTTGTAGGCCATCGAAATCTTCTACGTAGAACATTTCACGGCGAGAACGAGCACCATACCAGAATGACATCTTACGCTTAGAGTTCAGACGCTTAAGCTGGTCAAAGATGTGCGAACGCATTGGTGCCATACCAGCACCACCACCGATGAAGACCATCTCGTTGTCAGTCTCTTTCGCGAAGAACTCACCAAATGGTCCAGAAATCGTACACTTGTCACCTTCTTTCAGTGACCAGATGAACGAAGACATGATACCAGGTGGTACATCAGGATTATTAGGCGGCGGCGTAGCGATACGCACGTTCAGCATAATAATACCTTCTTCTTCTGGGTAGTTAGCCATTGAGTATGCACGAATGCACTCTTCGTTAACGACAGACTCATAGCGGAACAGGTTAAACTTGTCCCAATCTTCACGGTACTCTTCTGGTACGTCGAAGTCAGAGTATTTAACGTGGTGAGCAGGCGCTTCAATCTGGATGTAACCACCAGCACGGAAAGGTACCGATTCGCCATCAGGGATTTGTAGCTTAAGCTCTTTGATGAATGTCGCTTTGTTATCGTTAGAGATAACAGAACATTCCCACTTTTTAACGCCGAAGATCTCTTCTGGAAGCTCGATGTCCATGTCAGTCTTCATTGCTACCTGACACGCTAGACGCTCACCTTCACGTGCTTCACCTTTAGAGATATGGTCAAGCTCGGTTGGTAGAATGTCACCACCGCCAGATTTCACTTTTACGCGACACTGACCACAAGAGCCACCGCCACCACAAGCAGATGATACGAATACGCCAGCGCCGGCTAGTGCATTCAACAGTTTGCCACCTGGTTGTGTGGTGATCGCGAGATCAGGGTTTTCGTTTACAGAGATCGTGATGTCGCCTGTTGGTACTAGCTTAGATTTGGCGAACAAAATCACCAAAACTAGGGCTAGAACAATCAGCGTAAACATCACTACACCAAGAATAATGTCCATTGACTATTCCTTATACCTTACAGTTGAACACCAGAGAATGACATGAAGCCCAGTGCCATCAGACCTACCGTGATGAACGTGATACCAAGACCACGAAGACCAGGAGGAACGTCAGAGTACTTCATCTTCTCTCGGATACCTGCTAGCGCAACGATAGCTAGCATCCAACCCACACCAGAACCAAAGCCGTATACGACAGATTCTGCAAAGTTGTAATCACGCTGTACCATGAATGATACGCCACCAAAGATCGCACAGTTCACCGTGATTAGCGGTAGGAAGATACCCAGTGCGTTATACAAAGGTGGGAAGAAGCGGTCTAGTACCATCTCTAGGATTTGTACTAGCGCTGCGATTACACCGATAAAGGTAATAAAGTTCAAGAAGCTAAGATCGACACCAGCTACTAAAGCATTTTCTCTTAGAACTAGGTTGTACAATAGGTTGTTCACTGGAACCGCAACGGTAAGAACAACGATAACTGCTACACCTAGACCAAAAGAGGTCTTAACTTTCTTAGATACGGCCAAAAATGTACACATACCTAAGAAGAAAGAAAGCGCCAAGTTTTCAATGAAGATCGATTTAACGAGTAGACTAATATAATGTTCCATGACTACCTTACTCCTTCGCTTCTACTTGTGCTGGCTTAAAGATACGAATTGCCCAAATCATAAAGCCGATTAGGAAGAACGCTGAAGGTGCTAGAAGCATCATACCGTTTGGCTGATACCAACCTCCGTTACTCACTAGTGGCAATACTTCCATGCCAAATAGCTTACCAGAACCTAGAAGTTCGCGGAAAAACGCAACAGTTAGCAGCACAAAACCATAACCTAGACCATTACCGATGCCATCAATGAATGACGGTAGAGGTGCAGACTTCATTGCGTACGCTTCAGCACGACCCATTACAATACAGTTAGTAATGATCAAGCTAACGAATACTGAAAGCTGCTTTGAAATGTCGTAAAGATACGCTTTCAACACCTGGTCAACCACGATTACCAGTGAAGCGATAATCGCCATCTGCACGATGATACGCACACTATTTGGCATGTGGTTACGAATAAGAGAAACAAACAGGTTAGACAATGCAGTTACAAAAATAACCGCAACCGTCATAACAAATGCTGTCTCAAGTTTGGTGGTCACTGCCAATGCAGAACAAACACCAAGAACCTGAAGCGCAATCGGGTTGTTATCCAACACTGGTGCGAGCAAGCTCTTCTTCATTTCTTTAGCATCAGCCATTAGTTTAGACCTCCGTCACGAACGTTTGCTAGGAAAGGACCAAAGCCCATGTCACCCAACCAGAAGTCGAAAGTACCTTGAACGCCATTTGCAGTCAGTGTTGCACCAGATAGGCCATCAACACCGTGCTCAGAACCTTCTGGAGCACCACCTTTAACGATCTTAATTGCTGGTTTGAAGTTCTCATCGAAGAGTTTCTTACCAACAAATTGTGAACGCCACGTTGGGTTCTCAACTTCACCACCAAGTCCAGGGGTTTCGCCTTGCTCGTAGTAAGTAATACCGTTAACAGTATTACCATCAGTTTGTACTGCTACGAACGCGTACATCATTGACCAAAGGCCGTTGCCATGTACCGGTAGAATCACACTCGTGACTTCGCCACCCTGTTTAACTAGGTAAACAGTACCAACGTTTGCACGACGAAGAATTTTCGCTTTGTCTTCATCTGCGGTAAGACGAACTGACTGATCTGGATCTTTAGCAGCGCGACGCTGGTCATATGCTTCAGCGTTACCGTCAACGAACTCACCTGTTTCAAAATCAACCAAACGAGGTTCGATGAACTCATGATATAAGTCTGCAACAGAGCCTTCAGCGGTAATACCAGCTACGTCGACAATTTTAGACTGCTTATCTAATTTCGCATTAGCAACCTGTTTATCTTTTAGAAAGACTGCAGCGGTCGATACAACGATTGAGCAAACTAGGCTCAACGCGATAACAACAAACAGCGTCTTTTTAATGCTATCGTTATTACTTGCCATAGCGAGCTTCTCTCCGTTTGATGTTCTTCTCGATCACGAAGTGGTCGAATAGAGGTGCGAACAGGTTAGCAAATAGAATTGCTAGCATCATACCTTCTGGGTAAGCCGGGTTGACTACACGGATCATGACACACATTGCGCCAATCAAAATACCGTATGCCCATTTACCATTGTTAGTAAACGATGCCGATACTGGGTCTGTTGCCATAAAGAACATACCGAATGCAAAACCACCCAGTACTAGGTGCCAGTGCCAAGGCATAGCAAACAGAGCATTTGTGTCAGAACCAACAACATTAAACAGCGTTGCTACCGCAACCATGCCGATCATTACACCCGCAATAATGCGCCAAGACGCTATGCCCATGTACACGATCATTGCCGCACCAATCATAAGTGCTAGCGTTGATACTTCACCAATAGAACCAGGAATGTTACCGATGAACGCGTCCATCCAAGTGATTGTTTGGCCGGTGATGTTGTTGATTAGTGCGCCTTCGCCGCCTTGTGCCCATTGGCTAAGAGCCGTTGCACCAGAGAAGCCGTCAGCTGCAACCCATACCACGTCACCCGAGATTTGCGCTGGGTAAGCGAAGAATAAGAAAGCACGACCAGCAAGTGCTGGGTTAAGGAAGTTACGACCCGTACCACCAAAGATTTCTTTTGCAACAACAACACCAAAGGTAATACCTAGTGCAGCTTGCCAAAGTGGAAGTGTTGGTGGAACGATCAATGCGAAAAGAATAGAAGTTACAAAGAAACCTTCGTTAACTTCGTGCTTACGCACCATACAGAACAACACTTCCCAGAAACCACCAACAATAAACACTGTTGCGTAGATAGGCAGGAAGTAAGTTGCACCTAGAATCATCTTACTGCCCCAACCCGCGTCGGTACCTAGCGTGCCGCCAATACCTTGAGTTAGCCAGTAGTGCCAGTTACCATCGATAACACCCGCAAGCTCTGCGCCAGTGTAAAGATGGTTAAGTGCCATAACCGCTTGGTTACCCGCATTGTACATACCCCAGAACATTGCTGGGAATACTGCGAACCAAACCATGATCATGATGCGTTTTAGGTCAACGCTATCACGGACATGCGAGCTGCGCTTCGTGACAAGACCCGGCGTGTAGAATAGCGTTGCCGCTGCTTCGTACAGTGCAAACCATCTTTCATGTTTGCCACCTGGCTCGAAGTGATGCTCGATATCCTCGATGAATTTCTTAAGCATGGGATTACCCTTCCTTCTCAATCTTGTCTAGGCACTCACGTAGGAGTAGACCGTATTCGTACTTACCTGGACAAACAAAGGTGCATAGCGCCATATCTTCTTCATCCAGTTCAAGAGCACCAAGACGCTGAGCGCTGTCTAGGTCACCTGCACATAGATCACGAAGTAATAACGTAGGCTCCATATCTAGAGGCATTACTTTTTCGTAGTTGCCGATTGGAACCATTGCACGATCACTACCATTGGTTGTGGTTGTCATGTTGAACAACTGACCTTTGAATAGGTGACCAAGGAATGATTTGGTGATTGAGAACTTGTTCTTACCAGGCGTTGCCCAGCCAAATAGTTCCTTCTCACGACCTTCACGAAGTACAGACACTTGCTGGTGGTAACGACCTAGATAGGCGTGTGGACCAGTAGCATGAGTACCAGAAAGCACAGAACCAGAAATGATTCGAACTTCACCAGGCATCAACTCGTTATCTGTTACATCTTCTAGGCTAGCGCCAATCTGAGTTCTAACCAAACGAGGGTTATTGACTACAGGGCCAGCTAGAGACACAACGCGATCCGTATACAATTCACCTGTAGTGAAAAGCTTACCGAATGCAATCACATCTTGATAATTGATGCTCCAAGCAACGTTGTTCGCGCCGACTGGATATAGGAAATGCATGTGAGTGCCTACTAGGCCTGCTGGATGCGGACCATTGAAGACATGCTCTTCGACATTGGATTGAGTTGAGCGAGGAAGACTAGTGCCTGATTTGCAGACATACACTTTACCGTCTGTCAGTTTCGACAGTAGGTCAAGACCTGCAACAAACGCGTCTTTTTGCTCGTTGATAATCAATTCAGGCTCTGCTGCTAGTGGATTCGTATCCATAGCAGTCACGAAAATCGCTTGAGTCGTAGAATCGATCGCCGGAACCTTGCTGAACGGACGAGTACGCAACGCAGTCCACATACCAGACTCAACCAATTGAGTTTTGATCACGTCGCGATCAAGACCCGCTAGTTGGTCAGCTGTGTAGCTATCGAAAGTAACTTGCTCGTCGCCTGCCACTTCAATCACAACGGATTGTAGGACACGCTTCGCGCCACGGTTAACTTCAATAACCTTACCGCTTGCTGGAGAAGTAAACTTAACGCCTGGGTTCTTTTTGTCTTCAAAAACAACCTGACCTTTTTTCACTTCATCACCAACGCGAACATGCATCGTTGGACGCATACCCACGTACTCTTCGCCAAGCAAGGCGACTTTAGTGATGGACTTACCATCATTAATCACCTGGGAAGGAGTTCCTGCGATAGGAAGATCCAAACCCTTCTTTATTGTAATCATACGCACTTGCACTACTTTTATCGGGAAAAAGATTCTTTTAAATTGCGTAACATTTAGACACGACATTGAGTGTCTGGCTCTGGCTTCTTTTTTGGCCAAAGCAGCAACATCACTTTAACAATCTCGTCATGGGATCGATGCGAGATTTTTCTGGAGCGGTAGTTTAGCATCTTTTACAAAGGGTATGCCACGACCAATCCCAGCAATAGCCGCTTTATTTGGAAACTTTTGCTACATCTGGGGTTGCGAATATGTGTAACTTTGACCAAACGCACAAACTGCTATTAATGCTTTTAAAAATAAGCAATTGGCTTTTTCACAATCTGAAACATTCACCATCATCAAAATCACATAACATTATATGTTGATACGCTGTTAATTATTTACCCCCAAAGAGGTAGGCAAAGTCGCGACTTTACCAGAACAAATTGACGGTGATTATCAGTAAACCCTTACCTTGTTGCTAAACTGTGTCCTAAGTATCTATTGTTGGTACCGCATCACTAAACAGGTATGCCGTTACTTACCGCTACCAGCACAATTTGGACTAGCGGGGGCAAGTTGGTTCTCTTCGTTCCACTCTTCAGGAGTGTAGGTGTGAATCGCTAAGGCATGCACCGAACCTGCGAGCTCTTCGGCAAGCACAGTATTGACCTTACGATGCCGAGTAATAAGACGCTCGCTAGAAAAATCTTCACTGACGATAATGACCTTAAAGTGACTTTCTGAGCCTGGCGGGACATTATGCGTGTGACTTTCATTGCGAACATCGAGATGTGTTGGATGGAAAGCTTGATGGAGCTTGTGCTCGATAGATTGTTGAATCATCTTACTTCCTTGGGCTGAAACCGACATTTATTTTTATATTGTCGGTAAAGTATATACTTTACTTAATCAATAATCTTCCCTTAAATCACATTCTGCTTGGCTTAGTTGAGAGGATTTTGTCAAAATACAACCATTGTCACCAATTCAAGAAATTATGAAAACTGAACTGAACCTACTTGAGCGCAGCTACTCGCTTTTTCGCTACCCAAAACTTGCCAATGAGCAGCTCCAAGCATGGGATGCGGGTGACGAGTATCTGATTCAACACGTTGAAGAGCTCGCTTTGCCCAAGTCATCGAATATTCTGATCCTCAACGATAACTTTGGAGCCCTTAGCTGTTGGTTTAGTAAAGAGCATAAGGTGACTACCGTCACGGATTCTTTTGTTTCCCTGCAAGGTATCAAAAGCAACTTGTCGGCCAACCAACTCAGTGGAGTGACCCTTCTCAATTCTACGGATGCATGGCCAAGTGACATCGACCTCGTGCTGATGCAAATCCCACGCAATAATCGCTACTTAACTTGGCAGTTAGACCAACTTGCCCAAAAGTACGCAGGCCGCTGCCAGCTAATTGCGGTGAATAAAGCGAAAGAGATCCACTCCTCAACACTGAAACTGTTTGAGAAGTTTGCAGGCTCCACCACGACCTCGCTGGCGTGGAAAAAACACCGCCTAGTGTTTACTGAGCTATCTCGTGCTGCACAAAAACCCGCTGTGGAGGCCTATACGACTTGGCCGGTTGAAGGACACGAGCTAACTCTTGCGAACTTACCCAATGTTTACTCCGGTGAAAGCTTGGATTTGGGCGCTCGCTTCATGTTAGAACATCTATCCAAACTCGATGCGGACAATAAAGATGTCGTCGACCTTGGCTGTGGCAATGGCGTTTTATCGATAAAACTCAAGCAGCTTTCCCCAACCGCTCGCATTACTGCGGTCGATGAGAGTTTTATGGCATCAGCCTCGGCAAAACATAACTTTAAACTTAATCAGTTAGACGACGCTCAATGCAAGTTCATCACGAACAATTGCTTGGATGGCTTTGAAGCGGCCTCACAAGATCGTGTCATCTGCAACCCACCCTTCCATCAACAGCAAGCCGTCACCGATCACATCGCTTGGCAAATGTTCTGTGATGCAAAGCATGTTCTTCGCCCTAAAGGCGAATTAATGGTTATCGGCAATCGTCACCTAGGCTACGATAAAAAACTGACGCGTCTCTTTGGCAAGCACAATGTTAAGCTTGTCGCCTCCAATGCCAAATTTGTTATTTTACAGGCAACTAAGTAAAGATTGAGTCATAGTTGTCTCTAGGCAACGTGCATAAAAATAAGAATTCGCTATGATGCCAGCCATCGCTCGGTTTGGCTTCAATAGTATTAGAGTGTGAAAAGGAATCATTAATGAAAAAGCTCGTTTTAGCGGCTTCCGTCGTACTGCTTGCTGCATGTGCAAGCCCTCAACAAGAACAAGTCAATTTTGCGCCTAAAGCGACAACTAGTGCCGCTAAAGTCGTCGAAAACAAATCGATGTCACTCTCTAGTAAAG
The Vibrio sp. CB1-14 DNA segment above includes these coding regions:
- a CDS encoding methyltransferase: MKTELNLLERSYSLFRYPKLANEQLQAWDAGDEYLIQHVEELALPKSSNILILNDNFGALSCWFSKEHKVTTVTDSFVSLQGIKSNLSANQLSGVTLLNSTDAWPSDIDLVLMQIPRNNRYLTWQLDQLAQKYAGRCQLIAVNKAKEIHSSTLKLFEKFAGSTTTSLAWKKHRLVFTELSRAAQKPAVEAYTTWPVEGHELTLANLPNVYSGESLDLGARFMLEHLSKLDADNKDVVDLGCGNGVLSIKLKQLSPTARITAVDESFMASASAKHNFKLNQLDDAQCKFITNNCLDGFEAASQDRVICNPPFHQQQAVTDHIAWQMFCDAKHVLRPKGELMVIGNRHLGYDKKLTRLFGKHNVKLVASNAKFVILQATK